A single Drosophila ananassae strain 14024-0371.13 chromosome 3L, ASM1763931v2, whole genome shotgun sequence DNA region contains:
- the LOC123256969 gene encoding uncharacterized protein LOC123256969, producing the protein MPCCKRAEVRRVCHPLPSLLSRFNCTPCNRVLFFVIGVGIGVFFVNNKNSKKDSKGDSKKKGSKDKK; encoded by the coding sequence ATGCCCTGTTGCAAACGCGCTGAGGTCCGGCGGGTGTGCCACCCGCTGCCATCCCTACTATCCCGATTCAATTGTACGCCGTGCAATCGGGTCCTGTTCTTCGTCATCGGAGTGGGAATTGGGGTGTTCTTTGTAAACAACAAGAATAGCAAAAAGGACAGCAAAGGCGATTCGAAGAAAAAGGGCTCGAAGGATAAGAAGTAG
- the LOC6502535 gene encoding uncharacterized protein LOC6502535 — MHLMCERISSVFAGIIVGLWFAKTFPKETEDAKKGKDKKK, encoded by the coding sequence ATGCATTTAATGTGCGAACGGATATCCTCGGTTTTTGCCGGAATCATTGTCGGACTCTGGTTTGCCAAGACCTTCCCAAAAGAGACCGAGGATGCCAAGAAGGGCAAGGACAAGAAAAAATAG
- the LOC116654729 gene encoding protein PXR1, producing MCDEPPRCPPTPRCCPPPPPPCKPPPTLWQKLNCVPCNRFFFFLVGAGIGLYWDKLKKDAEKAREEANKSPKEKEKDRKEKEKKQKEKEKAEKDKADKEKKEKEKKEKEKKDKEKKEAAGKKDGKDEKKK from the coding sequence ATGTGCGATGAGCCGCCGAGGTGCCCTCCAACGCCGCGATGCTGCCCGCCGCCCCCGCCCCCTTGCAAGCCGCCGCCGACTTTGTGGCAGAAGCTTAACTGCGTTCCCTGTAAccggttcttcttcttccttgtTGGAGCCGGGATCGGACTCTATTGGGACAAGCTGAAGAAGGACGCGGAGAAGGCCCGCGAAGAGGCTAACAAGTCGCccaaggagaaggagaaggacCGCAAGGAAAAGGAGAAGaagcagaaggagaaggagaaagCAGAGAAGGACAAGGCCGACAAGGagaaaaaagagaaagagaagaaggaaaaggagaaaaaggataaagaaaagaaggaggCAGCCGGCAAGAAGGACGGAAAGgacgaaaagaaaaaataa